A single genomic interval of Paenibacillus macerans harbors:
- the uvrA gene encoding excinuclease ABC subunit UvrA — MASENIIIKGARAHNLKNISITIPRDKFVVLTGLSGSGKSSLAFDTIYAEGQRRYVESLSAYARQFLGQMEKPDVDSIEGLSPAISIDQKTTSRNPRSTVGTVTEIYDYLRLLFARVGHPHCPEHGIEITSQTVEQMVDRIMQYPERTRLQILAPVISGKKGEHKSLFSEIAKQGFVRVRVDGEQRDLSENIELEKNKKHSIEVIVDRIVVKDDARSRLADSIETALKMSGGQILVDIIGQEELRFSSNFACPICGFSIEELSPRMFSFNSPFGACPECDGLGVKMIIDPDLLIPDPSKTIEDGAFEAWAGGTSNYYPQFLKSVCEHFGIPQDVPVSELTKEQMDKLLYGTGDAKIRFRYQNDFGMSKEALVTFEGIIPNLERRYRETASEGIREFIEEFMGTKPCGTCKGHRLKKESLAVTVNGQNMAYATSLSIGEAMEFFGGLELSEKEKQIAHLILKEINNRLGFLVNVGLDYLTLSRAAGTLSGGEAQRIRLATQIGSSLMGVLYILDEPSIGLHQRDNDRLISTLAHMRDIGNTLIVVEHDEDTMLAADYIIDIGPGAGIHGGQVISQGTPQEVMNDPRSLTGQYLSGKKFIPVPLQRRKPDGRWLEIKGAKENNLKNINVKFPIGVFTAVTGVSGSGKSTLVNEILKKTLARDLNRARVRPGQYKEIKGLEHVDKVVDIDQSPIGRTPRSNPATYTGVFDDIRDLYSQTNEAKVRGYKKGRFSFNIKGGRCEACRGDGIIKIEMHFLPDVYVPCEVCKGKRYNRETLEVKYKNKSIADVLEMTVEDATEFFQNIPKIHRKLQTLLDVGLGYINLGQPATTLSGGEAQRVKLASELYRRSTGKTIYILDEPTTGLHVHDIDRLLKVLHRLVDSGDTVLVIEHNLDVIKTADYLIDLGPEGGSGGGTVIATGTPEEVVKVENSYTGRYLAPILERDAKRTKELENLEVESREVG; from the coding sequence TTGGCTAGTGAGAATATAATCATCAAAGGCGCCAGAGCGCACAATTTGAAAAATATCAGCATCACGATCCCGCGCGACAAATTTGTGGTGTTGACGGGCTTAAGCGGTTCGGGCAAATCCTCGCTCGCCTTCGATACGATTTACGCTGAGGGGCAGCGCCGTTACGTCGAGTCGCTGTCCGCGTATGCCCGGCAGTTTTTGGGACAGATGGAGAAGCCGGACGTGGATTCGATCGAGGGCTTGTCTCCGGCGATTTCCATCGACCAGAAGACGACGAGCCGCAACCCCCGTTCCACCGTCGGAACGGTGACGGAAATCTATGACTATCTCCGCCTGCTGTTCGCCCGGGTCGGGCATCCGCACTGCCCGGAACACGGCATCGAGATTACGTCCCAGACGGTTGAGCAGATGGTCGACCGCATTATGCAATATCCTGAACGTACAAGATTGCAAATTTTAGCCCCCGTCATTTCCGGGAAGAAAGGCGAGCATAAAAGCTTGTTCAGCGAAATCGCCAAACAAGGCTTTGTTCGGGTGCGGGTTGACGGCGAGCAACGGGATTTGTCGGAGAACATCGAACTGGAGAAAAATAAAAAGCACTCCATCGAAGTCATCGTCGACCGGATCGTGGTTAAGGATGACGCCCGCAGCCGGTTGGCCGACTCGATCGAAACGGCGCTGAAAATGTCCGGCGGGCAAATTTTGGTCGACATCATCGGCCAGGAAGAGCTTCGGTTCAGCTCCAATTTTGCCTGCCCGATCTGCGGATTCAGCATCGAAGAGCTGTCGCCGCGGATGTTTTCGTTCAACAGCCCGTTTGGCGCTTGTCCGGAATGCGACGGGCTTGGCGTCAAAATGATCATCGACCCCGATCTGCTTATTCCCGATCCGTCGAAGACGATTGAGGACGGCGCGTTTGAAGCGTGGGCCGGAGGCACTTCGAATTACTATCCGCAGTTTTTGAAATCCGTTTGCGAGCATTTCGGCATTCCCCAAGACGTGCCGGTGTCCGAGCTGACGAAGGAGCAAATGGACAAGCTGCTGTACGGAACGGGCGATGCGAAAATCCGTTTCCGCTACCAAAACGATTTCGGCATGAGCAAAGAAGCTTTGGTAACGTTCGAAGGGATCATCCCGAACCTGGAGCGCCGATACCGGGAAACCGCTTCGGAAGGCATCCGCGAGTTCATTGAAGAGTTTATGGGCACGAAACCGTGCGGCACCTGCAAAGGCCATCGTCTGAAAAAAGAAAGCCTCGCGGTTACGGTCAACGGGCAAAATATGGCTTATGCGACTTCGCTTTCGATCGGAGAGGCGATGGAGTTTTTCGGCGGGCTGGAGCTCAGCGAAAAAGAAAAACAAATCGCTCACCTAATCCTGAAGGAAATCAATAACCGGCTCGGTTTCCTCGTAAACGTCGGGCTCGATTACTTGACGCTCAGCCGGGCGGCAGGGACGTTGTCCGGCGGGGAAGCGCAGCGGATTCGGCTGGCAACGCAAATCGGCTCAAGCCTGATGGGCGTGCTGTATATTCTGGACGAACCGAGCATCGGCCTGCACCAGCGGGATAACGACCGGTTGATCTCCACGCTGGCGCATATGCGCGACATCGGCAACACGCTGATCGTCGTCGAGCATGACGAAGACACCATGCTGGCGGCCGATTATATTATCGATATCGGACCGGGGGCGGGCATTCACGGCGGCCAGGTAATTTCGCAAGGGACGCCGCAGGAAGTGATGAACGACCCGCGTTCCCTGACCGGCCAATATTTAAGCGGCAAAAAATTCATTCCGGTGCCTTTGCAGCGGCGCAAACCGGACGGACGCTGGCTGGAGATCAAGGGAGCGAAGGAGAACAACCTGAAGAACATCAACGTCAAATTCCCGATCGGCGTGTTTACGGCCGTGACCGGGGTATCCGGTTCGGGCAAATCGACGCTGGTGAACGAAATCTTGAAAAAAACGCTGGCCCGCGACTTGAACAGAGCGAGAGTCCGGCCCGGCCAATACAAGGAGATCAAAGGGCTGGAGCACGTCGATAAAGTCGTGGACATCGACCAGTCGCCGATCGGGCGGACACCGCGTTCAAACCCGGCCACGTACACCGGCGTGTTCGACGACATCCGCGACCTGTACTCGCAGACGAACGAAGCGAAGGTGCGCGGCTACAAGAAAGGGCGCTTCAGCTTCAACATCAAAGGCGGCCGCTGCGAAGCCTGCCGCGGCGACGGCATTATCAAGATCGAGATGCACTTCCTGCCGGACGTGTATGTGCCTTGCGAAGTGTGCAAAGGCAAGCGCTACAACCGCGAGACGCTGGAAGTCAAATACAAAAACAAAAGCATTGCCGATGTGCTGGAGATGACGGTGGAGGATGCCACGGAATTTTTCCAAAACATCCCGAAAATTCACCGCAAGCTGCAAACGCTGCTTGACGTCGGGCTGGGCTACATCAACCTGGGGCAGCCGGCGACGACGTTGTCCGGCGGGGAGGCCCAGCGCGTGAAGCTGGCTTCGGAGCTGTACCGCCGCAGTACCGGCAAGACGATCTACATCCTGGACGAACCGACCACTGGTCTGCATGTCCACGATATCGACCGGCTGCTCAAGGTGCTGCATCGTTTGGTCGATTCCGGGGACACGGTGCTGGTCATCGAGCATAACCTGGACGTCATCAAAACGGCCGATTACCTTATTGACCTTGGTCCGGAAGGAGGCAGCGGCGGCGGGACGGTCATCGCCACAGGCACGCCGGAAGAGGTCGTAAAGGTGGAAAACTCTTACACCGGCCGCTACCTGGCTCCGATTCTCGAACGCGACGCGAAACGCACCAAAGAGCTTGAAAACCTGGAAGTGGAGAGCCGGGAAGTGGGTTAA